TGGGGGATGTCAAGCAAGATTATGCGGTAAGAATGGTTGTCAGTTTAAACACCATGAATTATTGCATAACGACGAGAAAAAACCACCGAACGCTGAAGTCGTAGAAGCGATTACTCCTCAATCAAGTTCGAGTTCAAACCATCAGGGATGTCATACTCATCAAGTGAAGTCTAGCAGAACTCTATTCCGTTATTTGCCAGTACGTCTACATGGGAAGCACGGCTCCATATGTACCTTCGCCTTCCTAGATGACGGGTCAAGTTTGACACTAGTGGACAGTGATTTGGCAGATGAGCTGAGACTTGAAGGGGAAGTAAAACCCCTCTGTCTGCACTGGACAGGCGGCACACAGCGCCAAGAAGAAACCTCACGAGTCGTTAGTTTTGAAGTTgctggaatacgagacgaatcCCATAAATTCAGCCTAACTGGAGTAAGGACGGTCAACGAATTATTACTTCCACCACAAACGTTGAACATAGAGGAATTATCTCGCCTGTATCCACACCTCCGAAACCTTCCCATCCTCTCCTACGAAGCTGTGCGACCAAGAATCCTAATTGGGATGAAGGATCAACACCTCACTCTCGTCCTCAAGAGTCGAGAAGGAGGACCAAATCAACCGCTTGCAGTGAAGACCCGCTTAGGCTGGACAGTGTGTGGGGGCGCCAATGAAAATGATACACCCAACCTAGTACATTCGATTTTTCACATTTGTCCGTGTGAAAACCGTTCAGACGATGACCTTCATCAGGCGATGAAGAGGTATTTCTCTTTAGACAGTTTAGGTGTAGTTAAATCGGGAACATCTCTACTCTCCAGAGACGAACAACGAGCACAATCTCTTCTTCAATCTCTTACAAAATTCACGGGAACACGTTTCGAGACCGGCGCTACGACGAAGTCCGTCTTCCAGATAGTCGAGCGATGGCAATGCGTCGGTTTCAATGCCTCGAGAAACGCTTGATGAGAGATGCTTCGCTTGCAGCAGTCTTGCAACAGAAAATTTCTGATTATCTACGCAAAGGCTATATCCGAAAGCTATCAGAGGAGGAACTTATACGCCCAAACCGTCGCACCTGGTATCTTCCTGTGTTCCCAGTAAAGAACCCTAATAAGCCAGGGAAAATTCGCATCGTGTGGGATGCTGCAGCCACTGCTTTCGGAAAGTCACTAAATTCATTTCTTCTGACGGGGCCTGACCAGCTTGCATCGTTGTTCTCTATTCTCATCCAGTTCCGTGAGCGTGCGATTGGACTAACGGGTGATCTGCGAGAGATGTTCCATCAAGTCTCGATACGGAACGAAGACCAACTTTGTCAACTCTTTTTCTGGAGAGATGAGGATGGTCAGCTGTCAACCTATGTGATGCGTGTTATGACTTTTGGTGCTTGTTGCTCGCCAAGCAGTGCACAATATGCGAAGAATATGAATGCAGAGCGGTTCAGATACCAGTACCCGACAGCAGCAAACGTTATTCAAAAGCGTCACTACGTGGATGATATGCTAGTTAGCGTCGATACGGAAGGAGAGGCAATACAACTGGCAAAGCAGGTTACGTTCGTACACGCGCAAGGCGGTTTTGAGATCAGAAACTGGATCAGTAATTCTCAACGGGTACTGAGAGCCCTGGATGAGAACAGTACGAAGGAGAAGAACCTTGACCTCGCTCCGGAATTGGCCACGGAGAAGGTGTTGGGGATGTGGTGGTGTACCGCGTCTGATGTCTTCTCATATAAAGTTGGATGGAACCGATACGAGCGCCCCCTCCTGGAGGGTCAACGTTGCCCGACAAAGCGGGAAATGCTACGAATCCTTATGTCTATGTTCGATCCCTTGGGGTTAATTGCACAATTCCTGATGTACCTGAAGATCCTCATGCAGGAAGTCTGGCGGTCCGGAGCTGATTGGGACGATGAAATTAACGGAGTACTCTTCTCCAAGTGGCAGACGTGGCTTCAGATCCTCCCACAAATCGAAACGCTCAATATTCCTCGTTGCTATCGCAGTCGAATTCCAGCAGATTTTTCCGACGTGCAGCTCCATACGTTTGTAGACGCGAGTGAGGATGGAATGGCTGCAGCTTGCTATCTTCGTTACTCCCATGGCGATACCATCGAATGCACGTTAGTCGCTGCGAAAACCAGAG
This sequence is a window from Toxorhynchites rutilus septentrionalis strain SRP unplaced genomic scaffold, ASM2978413v1 HiC_scaffold_380, whole genome shotgun sequence. Protein-coding genes within it:
- the LOC129782118 gene encoding uncharacterized protein LOC129782118; this translates as MDSVVDACDDTMGDVKQDYARRTTSTISSSISYKIHGNTFRDRRYDEVRLPDSRAMAMRRFQCLEKRLMRDASLAAVLQQKISDYLRKGYIRKLSEEELIRPNRRTWYLPVFPVKNPNKPGKIRIVWDAAATAFGKSLNSFLLTGPDQLASLFSILIQFRERAIGLTGDLREMFHQVSIRNEDQLCQLFFWRDEDGQLSTYVMRVMTFGACCSPSSAQYAKNMNAERFRYQYPTAANVIQKRHYVDDMLVSVDTEGEAIQLAKQVTFVHAQGGFEIRNWISNSQRVLRALDENSTKEKNLDLAPELATEKVLGMWWCTASDVFSYKVGWNRYERPLLEGQRCPTKREMLRILMSMFDPLGLIAQFLMYLKILMQEVWRSGADWDDEINGVLFSKWQTWLQILPQIETLNIPRCYRSRIPADFSDVQLHTFVDASEDGMAAACYLRYSHGDTIECTLVAAKTRVSPLKFHSIPRLELQAAVLGVRLASTVKESLSVNITRRIFWSDSRDVICWVNSDHRRFTPFVAHRVSEILDSTEPADWRWVPTKQNVADDGTKWVKLPDMSAEARWYTGPHFLMCTEKYWPQQPTVTRTTETELRPYLLMHVQKTEPLLCFSDFSSWRKMVNTIAYVLRFSNNIIKRMKRQAVTNGHPSMEELTASESHLIRQAQEDAYPDEYTLLHQSGGATLPKTSALYKLTPWIDKHGIMRIRGRISACEFATEDAKNPIILPRNHHVTSLIVAHYHQKYHHQNHETVINEIRQRYSISRLRSTYLRVRNSCQRCKNNRAIPQPPIMADLPHTRLDAFARPFTHVGVDYFGPITVVIGRRSEKRWGMLVTCMTIRAIHIEIVHSLSTNSCIIALRNFISRRGTPRTIYSDRGTNFVGAC